From one Acidobacteriota bacterium genomic stretch:
- a CDS encoding co-chaperone GroES gives MKLRPLHDRVVVRRVKEEEKSKGGIIIPDTAKEKPQEGIVVAVGKGAVGDDNELIPLDVKPKDRVLFGKWSGTEVTIDGEELLIMKESDIMGVLEK, from the coding sequence ATGAAACTTCGCCCCCTGCATGACCGCGTCGTTGTTCGCCGCGTCAAGGAAGAAGAGAAATCCAAAGGCGGGATCATCATCCCGGACACCGCGAAAGAGAAGCCCCAGGAGGGCATCGTGGTGGCTGTCGGCAAAGGCGCCGTCGGTGACGACAACGAACTCATCCCGCTGGACGTGAAACCGAAAGACCGTGTGCTGTTCGGCAAGTGGTCGGGCACGGAAGTCACGATCGACGGCGAAGAGCTGCTGATCATGAAGGAAAGCGACATCATGGGCGTGCTGGAGAAGTAA
- a CDS encoding GGDEF domain-containing protein, which translates to MNSKLRDMLSTANYFALVCLSALSISFIVSIVVYNLGVPVRAADYVRINLFVTACIAIPTAVIASLHDFHTRIYQRRLEALAWTDELTGLLNRRFFLKAAEEECHRMRRTRQTAAVAVLDLDFFKEVNDLYGHAAGDRVLKSIAQIAHAELRGPFDKLGRWGGEEFVVLLSDVTPETAQIVCDRLRSRIQASLIETGEFRVCVTASFGYCMLGAGAEVNSAIEAADRALYEAKRLGRNRVEHAEYVHAEVQDIAEFKKRSVAHKRRVAANDDLADELRSAAIEQVPRLRAHARLRKAR; encoded by the coding sequence ATGAACTCCAAACTTCGCGACATGCTCTCGACGGCGAACTATTTCGCGTTGGTCTGCCTCTCGGCACTGAGCATCTCGTTCATCGTATCGATCGTCGTCTACAACCTCGGTGTTCCCGTCCGCGCGGCTGACTATGTGCGCATCAACCTGTTCGTGACCGCGTGCATCGCGATACCGACCGCGGTGATCGCGTCGCTGCACGACTTCCACACCCGCATCTACCAGCGCCGGCTGGAGGCGCTCGCCTGGACCGACGAGCTGACCGGACTGCTCAACCGACGTTTCTTCCTGAAAGCCGCCGAAGAAGAGTGCCACCGGATGCGCCGCACACGCCAGACAGCGGCGGTCGCAGTGCTCGATCTCGACTTCTTCAAGGAGGTGAACGATCTCTACGGCCACGCCGCCGGCGACCGGGTGCTCAAGAGCATCGCGCAGATTGCGCACGCCGAGCTGCGGGGCCCGTTCGACAAGCTGGGCCGCTGGGGCGGCGAGGAGTTTGTCGTCCTGCTGAGCGACGTCACGCCTGAAACGGCCCAGATCGTCTGTGACCGCCTGCGCAGCCGCATCCAGGCTTCGCTGATCGAGACGGGCGAGTTCCGCGTCTGTGTGACCGCGAGTTTCGGTTACTGCATGCTCGGCGCAGGCGCAGAGGTCAATTCAGCCATCGAGGCGGCGGACCGCGCGCTGTATGAAGCCAAGCGTCTCGGCCGCAACCGCGTCGAACATGCCGAATACGTGCATGCCGAAGTCCAGGATATTGCGGAATTCAAGAAGCGTTCGGTCGCCCATAAGCGCCGCGTCGCTGCGAACGACGATCTTGCCGATGAGTTGCGGTCCGCCGCCATCGAGCAGGTGCCGCGCCTGCGTGCCCACGCTCGCCTCCGCAAGGCACGCTGA
- a CDS encoding CoA transferase codes for MPNPPPRSGPLTDLRVIELGQLIAGPFCGQLFADMGADVIKVEPPGQGDPLRDWGREGFPLWWSVVARGKRCITANLREAAGQDIVRRLVAEADFLVENFRPGTLEKWGLGYEALKAINPRLIMIRVSGYGQTGPYATRAGYASVGEAMGGLRYVMGEADRRPSRAGISLGDSLAGLYATLGALAALHHRDRTGEGQMIDATIYESVLSVMEGLVPEYQFEGYVRERTGSYLPGIAPSNIYEGRDGMVIIAANQDTVFARLCDAIGRPDLKDAPAYKTHTARGTNQHALDAIIQDWAAPHTVDEIERVMIEAGVPVGKVYRAEDMLADPHYAARASLVDVPSERWPGIKQQNVFPKMSATPGTVRWAGPDRIGTHTEEVLTELLDLSPEQVEKLRASGIV; via the coding sequence ATGCCCAACCCGCCGCCCCGTTCCGGTCCGCTGACTGACCTGCGCGTCATCGAGCTTGGCCAGCTGATCGCTGGTCCGTTCTGCGGACAGCTGTTCGCCGACATGGGCGCCGACGTCATCAAGGTGGAGCCGCCGGGGCAGGGCGATCCGTTGCGTGACTGGGGCCGTGAGGGCTTTCCGCTCTGGTGGTCCGTCGTTGCACGGGGAAAGCGCTGCATCACTGCCAACCTGCGCGAAGCGGCCGGTCAGGACATCGTCCGCCGCCTCGTCGCCGAAGCTGACTTCCTGGTCGAGAACTTCCGTCCCGGCACACTGGAAAAATGGGGGCTGGGCTACGAGGCGCTGAAGGCGATAAATCCGCGCCTCATCATGATCCGCGTATCCGGCTACGGGCAGACCGGCCCCTATGCCACCCGCGCCGGCTACGCCTCGGTGGGCGAAGCGATGGGCGGCCTGCGCTATGTCATGGGCGAGGCTGACCGGCGGCCGTCACGCGCCGGCATTTCGCTCGGCGACAGCCTCGCTGGCCTCTACGCGACGCTTGGCGCGTTGGCTGCCTTGCATCACCGTGACCGGACCGGCGAAGGCCAGATGATTGACGCGACGATCTACGAGTCCGTCCTTTCGGTCATGGAAGGCCTTGTCCCCGAATACCAGTTCGAGGGCTATGTCCGTGAGCGGACGGGTTCGTACCTGCCGGGTATCGCGCCTTCGAACATCTATGAAGGCCGCGATGGCATGGTCATCATCGCCGCCAACCAGGATACCGTATTCGCGCGTCTCTGCGACGCAATCGGCCGGCCTGACCTGAAAGACGCGCCAGCCTACAAGACCCATACTGCACGCGGCACCAACCAGCATGCCCTCGATGCCATCATCCAGGACTGGGCAGCGCCGCACACGGTAGACGAGATCGAACGCGTCATGATCGAGGCAGGCGTGCCGGTCGGCAAGGTCTACCGTGCGGAGGACATGCTTGCCGATCCCCACTACGCCGCGCGCGCGTCGCTCGTGGACGTGCCGAGCGAGCGTTGGCCGGGCATCAAGCAGCAGAACGTCTTTCCGAAAATGTCCGCGACGCCCGGCACCGTCCGCTGGGCGGGACCTGACCGGATCGGAACCCACACGGAGGAAGTGCTGACCGAGCTTCTCGACCTCTCTCCCGAGCAAGTCGAAAAGCTGCGCGCCAGCGGCATCGTCTAG
- a CDS encoding IS630 family transposase (programmed frameshift), whose translation MAEAYSKDLRRRVVAFVERGNSRQAAARQFGVSPSFAVKLLKLWQETGSVTPRPVGGRRHAKLAPYLDFLIGEVEAQPDVTMPELARRLASEHGVTAAPASLSRVLCQAGFTYKKSLLAAEQERADVKAARADWKHYRQPAMQAEPGRLVFIDETSVKTNMCRLRGRSLCGKRLKATAPFGKWGTQTFIAGLRCGELTAPWVVEGAMNRSAFEVYIETQLAPTLSPGDVVILDNLSVHYSQRAEDALAERGAWFLYLPKYSPDLNPIEMAFSKLKAHLRAAAARTFEDLNDAIGDICKLFTPAECWNFFKAAGYASK comes from the exons ATGGCTGAGGCATATTCGAAGGATCTTCGTCGCCGAGTGGTGGCGTTTGTTGAGCGGGGCAACTCACGGCAGGCCGCGGCACGTCAGTTTGGGGTAAGCCCCAGCTTTGCGGTGAAGCTGCTGAAGTTGTGGCAGGAGACGGGGAGCGTCACGCCTCGCCCTGTGGGTGGCCGGCGGCACGCCAAGCTGGCGCCATATCTGGATTTCTTGATTGGCGAGGTTGAGGCGCAGCCGGACGTGACGATGCCGGAATTGGCGCGCCGGCTGGCGTCGGAGCACGGGGTGACGGCGGCACCGGCATCGCTCTCCCGGGTGCTCTGCCAGGCCGGGTTCACATATAAAAAAAGC CTTCTGGCAGCGGAGCAAGAACGCGCTGATGTGAAAGCCGCCCGGGCGGACTGGAAGCACTACCGTCAGCCCGCGATGCAGGCCGAACCCGGTCGTCTGGTCTTCATCGACGAAACATCCGTGAAGACTAACATGTGCCGTCTTCGCGGACGGTCTCTGTGCGGGAAGCGTCTGAAAGCAACGGCGCCATTCGGGAAATGGGGTACACAGACGTTCATTGCAGGCCTGCGCTGTGGTGAACTCACGGCGCCCTGGGTCGTCGAAGGCGCCATGAACCGGTCTGCGTTCGAAGTTTACATCGAGACCCAGCTCGCCCCGACACTCTCACCCGGCGATGTCGTCATCCTCGACAATCTCAGCGTCCACTACAGCCAGCGCGCCGAAGACGCCCTCGCTGAACGTGGCGCGTGGTTCCTCTACCTGCCGAAATACTCTCCCGACCTCAACCCGATCGAGATGGCTTTCTCAAAGCTGAAAGCCCATCTCCGCGCCGCCGCCGCCCGAACCTTTGAGGACCTCAATGACGCCATCGGTGATATCTGCAAGCTCTTCACACCAGCCGAATGCTGGAACTTCTTCAAAGCCGCGGGCTATGCGTCCAAATGA
- a CDS encoding SDR family oxidoreductase, whose translation MGSVNGKIAIVTGAASGIGRSTVLALAREGAKVMATDVDAAGLKETAALAAKAGGTVATAAQDVTDEKRWDAVFAETEKQFGTPNVLVNNAGIAIAGALMDYSLADWQRQMAVNTDSVFLGTRAAMRAMAKGGGSIINLSSVAGLRGSPGVAAYCASKGAVRLFTKAAAVECGALGLKIRVNSVHPGIIDTPIWQKEITRVTETMNPEQTAALTAHSGGNALDPNIVALGGTPMGRAGTPEEVAELILWLASDASSFSTGQEHVVDGGLTAR comes from the coding sequence ATGGGTTCGGTTAACGGCAAAATCGCCATTGTTACAGGCGCCGCCAGCGGCATTGGCCGCTCGACGGTACTCGCGCTGGCGCGTGAAGGCGCCAAAGTGATGGCTACCGACGTGGACGCGGCCGGCCTGAAGGAGACGGCCGCATTGGCGGCCAAGGCAGGCGGAACGGTCGCGACGGCCGCCCAGGACGTGACGGACGAGAAGCGCTGGGACGCGGTTTTCGCCGAAACCGAGAAACAGTTCGGGACGCCCAACGTGCTGGTGAACAATGCCGGGATCGCCATCGCCGGGGCGTTGATGGACTATTCGCTGGCCGACTGGCAGCGCCAGATGGCGGTCAACACGGACAGCGTCTTCCTCGGCACGCGGGCCGCGATGCGGGCAATGGCGAAAGGCGGCGGGTCGATCATCAACCTGTCGTCGGTCGCCGGCCTGCGCGGGTCGCCCGGCGTCGCGGCTTATTGCGCCTCGAAAGGCGCGGTGCGGCTGTTCACCAAGGCGGCTGCGGTCGAATGCGGCGCCCTCGGACTGAAGATCCGGGTAAACTCCGTGCATCCCGGCATCATCGACACGCCGATCTGGCAGAAAGAGATCACCCGGGTCACCGAGACGATGAACCCCGAACAGACGGCTGCGCTGACGGCGCATTCCGGCGGCAATGCACTTGATCCGAATATTGTCGCGCTGGGCGGCACGCCGATGGGACGGGCCGGCACGCCGGAAGAGGTGGCCGAGCTGATCCTCTGGCTGGCGTCTGACGCGTCGAGTTTCTCGACGGGCCAGGAACACGTCGTCGATGGCGGCCTGACGGCGCGTTAG
- the rpsD gene encoding 30S ribosomal protein S4 — protein MSRRHSAKYKIDRRVGENIWGRAKSPFNKRNYKPGQHGQNRRNKVSDFGMQLMAKQKLKAYYGDITEKQFSKIYEDAARMKGNSAENLIGILESRLDSIVYRAKFVPTIFAARQFVNHGHVTVNGKRCNIGSARLKPGDVVQVREKSRNLALVLEALGSAERDIPDYVEVDPKGMTAAYKRVPALADVPYPVKMEPAQVVEFYSS, from the coding sequence ATGTCACGTCGCCATAGCGCGAAGTACAAGATCGACCGTCGGGTCGGTGAGAACATCTGGGGCCGCGCAAAGTCCCCCTTCAACAAACGCAACTACAAGCCGGGCCAGCACGGCCAGAACCGCCGCAACAAGGTCTCCGACTTTGGTATGCAGCTGATGGCGAAGCAGAAGCTGAAAGCCTATTACGGCGACATCACCGAGAAACAGTTCTCGAAAATCTACGAAGACGCTGCCCGCATGAAGGGCAACTCGGCTGAGAACCTGATCGGTATCCTCGAGTCGCGCCTCGATTCGATCGTCTATCGCGCCAAGTTCGTCCCGACGATCTTCGCCGCCCGCCAGTTCGTCAACCACGGCCACGTCACCGTGAACGGCAAGCGCTGCAACATCGGTTCGGCCCGCCTGAAGCCGGGCGACGTCGTGCAGGTCCGCGAAAAGTCGCGCAACCTCGCCCTCGTCCTCGAAGCCCTCGGCAGCGCTGAGCGCGACATCCCGGACTACGTCGAAGTCGACCCGAAAGGCATGACCGCCGCATACAAGCGCGTGCCGGCCCTCGCCGACGTGCCGTATCCGGTGAAGATGGAACCGGCGCAGGTGGTCGAGTTCTACTCCTCGTAA
- a CDS encoding polyphosphate kinase 2 family protein: MAIPSISAVRKALIAAPGKPFDLSARETSGRSVFEDKAAAETSLKKDAACINELKDMLYAEGRRSLLVILQGMDTAGKSGTIKSVFADTTPLGMEVKAFKAPSTDELARDYLWRVHNAVPRRGNVGIFDRSHYEDVLVVRVRGYAPLEDVEKRYEQINAFEKHLTENGTTVLKFMLNLSHEEQGIRLKERLVEAHKLWKFNPADLDDRSRWAEFMHAYELAIRRCSTRHAPWYVIPSDSRTRRNALIARIVRGALENMDLKWKDPGLKPESFDFS; this comes from the coding sequence ATGGCCATTCCCTCGATCAGCGCCGTTCGCAAGGCTCTCATTGCCGCGCCGGGAAAGCCGTTTGATCTCTCTGCCCGCGAGACTTCCGGCCGCAGCGTCTTCGAGGACAAGGCCGCTGCCGAGACCAGCCTCAAGAAAGACGCCGCCTGCATCAACGAGCTGAAGGACATGCTGTATGCCGAAGGCCGCCGCTCGCTGCTCGTCATCCTGCAGGGCATGGATACGGCCGGTAAGTCCGGCACCATCAAGTCGGTTTTTGCCGACACGACGCCCCTCGGAATGGAAGTGAAGGCATTCAAGGCGCCGAGCACCGACGAACTCGCCCGCGACTATCTGTGGCGTGTCCATAACGCGGTGCCCCGCCGCGGCAATGTCGGAATCTTTGACCGCTCCCACTACGAAGACGTGCTCGTTGTGCGCGTCCGTGGCTACGCCCCGCTCGAAGATGTCGAGAAGCGCTACGAACAGATCAATGCGTTCGAGAAGCACCTGACCGAAAACGGCACCACCGTCCTGAAATTCATGCTGAACCTCAGCCATGAGGAGCAGGGGATCCGGCTGAAGGAACGCCTCGTCGAGGCCCACAAGCTCTGGAAGTTCAACCCCGCCGATCTCGACGACCGTTCGCGCTGGGCCGAGTTCATGCACGCCTACGAACTCGCGATCCGCCGCTGCTCGACTCGCCACGCGCCCTGGTACGTGATCCCGTCAGACAGCCGCACGCGCCGCAACGCGCTGATCGCCCGCATCGTGCGCGGCGCGCTCGAAAACATGGACCTCAAATGGAAGGACCCGGGCCTCAAGCCCGAGTCCTTTGATTTCAGCTGA
- a CDS encoding DUF2807 domain-containing protein, which translates to MKKTLTALTAISVLLAPAALAESKAFSAKPFSKIEVKGVMDVVYKDGAETKVTVETPSGDFSDALIMNEGDTLVVTRESLQKKRSFFSWGGSTDISHDGDTIKVNGKRVPRYTVYVTGPDLESVQVSQSSTFDGKAIDAGDLAVSASSSSKAKLAGTSGETRLSASSSGEVYAKELNAKVLDISASSSGEATGTVTGTGETMIDASSSGEATVYSTSAASFNVNASSGGSVELSGACSSIEVSASSGAEVDGDDLHCKSATASASSGAEVDLHATDYAKGHASSGGDVSFSGAAGEQKMSESSGGSVRFTN; encoded by the coding sequence ATGAAAAAGACCCTCACCGCGCTGACCGCGATCTCAGTTCTGCTGGCGCCGGCCGCCCTCGCCGAGAGCAAGGCTTTCAGCGCCAAGCCGTTCTCCAAGATCGAAGTCAAAGGCGTGATGGACGTCGTCTACAAGGATGGCGCCGAGACCAAAGTGACGGTCGAGACGCCCTCCGGTGACTTTTCCGATGCGCTGATCATGAACGAAGGCGACACGCTGGTCGTGACGCGCGAAAGCCTCCAGAAGAAGCGCAGCTTCTTTTCCTGGGGCGGCTCGACCGACATTTCCCATGATGGCGACACCATCAAGGTGAACGGCAAGCGCGTGCCGCGTTACACAGTGTACGTGACCGGGCCGGACCTGGAGTCGGTGCAGGTGTCGCAATCGTCGACGTTTGACGGAAAGGCGATCGACGCAGGCGACCTCGCTGTCAGCGCATCGTCGAGCAGCAAGGCCAAGCTGGCGGGCACATCTGGCGAAACGCGCCTCTCTGCTTCGTCGTCGGGCGAAGTCTATGCGAAAGAGCTGAATGCGAAGGTGCTCGACATTTCGGCATCGTCCAGCGGCGAGGCCACCGGGACTGTGACCGGCACCGGCGAGACGATGATCGATGCATCGTCTTCAGGCGAAGCCACGGTCTATTCGACCTCCGCGGCGAGCTTCAATGTGAACGCGTCTTCGGGCGGCAGCGTCGAACTTTCGGGCGCCTGCAGCAGCATCGAGGTTTCGGCCTCGTCCGGCGCGGAAGTCGACGGCGACGATCTGCACTGCAAATCCGCGACCGCCAGCGCGTCCAGCGGAGCGGAAGTGGATCTCCACGCAACCGACTACGCCAAAGGCCATGCCTCGAGCGGCGGCGACGTGTCCTTCTCGGGCGCGGCCGGCGAGCAGAAGATGTCTGAATCCAGCGGCGGATCGGTGCGCTTCACCAACTGA
- a CDS encoding GlxA family transcriptional regulator produces MITATTAPKPVGVLIFDGFQLLDAAGPIGVFEMPTRGMTPPPYALQVYSLAGGPVKASCGASLLSEKLQPGLTLDTLIVSGGEGTREALGDETMLEALRDLSARTRRTCSVCSGSFLLAAAGLLKGRSATTHWRRSDSFARAFPETRLLADRIYVRDGKFWTSAGITAGIDLALALVEDDLGEDVTRRAARELVVHQRRAGGQSQFSVLQDVRLASGRFDALIGWIQANLAGALDVEALAAKASMSPRNFARVFRGETGTTPARFVEKLRLEAARQQVETSSLSLQEIAGATGFGDAERMRVAFMRAYGQPPMVLRRQSRPQGPD; encoded by the coding sequence ATGATTACTGCCACGACCGCGCCGAAGCCTGTCGGTGTCCTGATCTTTGATGGCTTCCAGCTGCTGGACGCGGCGGGGCCAATCGGCGTGTTTGAAATGCCGACGCGCGGAATGACACCGCCGCCGTATGCGCTGCAAGTGTACTCGCTGGCGGGCGGACCGGTGAAGGCATCGTGCGGCGCCAGCCTGCTTTCGGAAAAGCTTCAGCCAGGTTTGACGCTGGACACGCTGATCGTTTCAGGCGGCGAAGGCACGCGCGAAGCACTGGGCGACGAGACCATGCTGGAAGCCTTGCGCGACCTGTCGGCACGCACGCGGCGCACATGTTCGGTCTGCTCGGGTTCTTTCCTGCTTGCAGCCGCTGGCCTGCTCAAGGGGCGCAGCGCCACGACGCACTGGCGGCGGTCCGACTCATTCGCGCGGGCTTTTCCCGAGACGCGGCTGCTGGCAGACCGGATCTACGTGCGCGACGGGAAGTTTTGGACGTCGGCCGGCATCACGGCCGGCATCGACCTGGCATTGGCTCTGGTGGAGGACGACCTCGGCGAAGACGTGACGCGCCGGGCAGCGCGCGAGCTGGTGGTGCACCAGCGGCGTGCAGGCGGGCAATCGCAGTTCTCCGTGCTTCAGGATGTGCGCCTCGCATCCGGCCGGTTCGATGCGCTGATCGGATGGATACAAGCGAACCTTGCGGGCGCACTGGATGTCGAGGCGCTCGCCGCCAAGGCGTCGATGAGCCCGCGCAACTTCGCGCGTGTATTCCGCGGAGAGACCGGGACGACGCCTGCCCGCTTCGTCGAAAAGCTTCGCCTTGAAGCCGCGCGCCAGCAGGTCGAGACCAGCTCGCTGTCGTTGCAGGAGATCGCGGGCGCGACCGGATTCGGCGACGCCGAACGCATGCGGGTTGCGTTCATGCGGGCGTATGGCCAACCGCCCATGGTGCTGCGCCGGCAAAGCCGGCCTCAAGGCCCTGATTGA
- a CDS encoding DJ-1/PfpI family protein: protein MTAQPFTTVFAIYPNLTHLDFTGPHQVLSRLPGARTVIASRDGGEIEAEGGLVIGRTAKLADIDRCDLICVPGGVAATEVALDDAFVAEVRRLALGARYITSVCTGSLILGAAGLLEGKRAACHWAWRGMLTEFGAIPDTDRVVRDGNIFTGGGVTAGIDFAFTMLAEIAGEAYAKAVTLGLEYAPAPPYGCGRPELADAETLEIMARNTAKMMTNRLEQAKEAGARRSRYAVSP from the coding sequence ATGACCGCTCAGCCCTTCACCACCGTTTTCGCAATCTATCCGAACCTCACCCATCTGGATTTCACCGGCCCGCATCAGGTCCTTTCGCGTCTTCCGGGTGCCCGCACGGTGATCGCCAGCCGCGATGGCGGCGAGATTGAAGCTGAGGGCGGTCTTGTGATCGGACGTACCGCGAAGCTCGCCGATATTGATCGCTGCGACCTGATCTGTGTGCCGGGCGGCGTCGCGGCCACGGAAGTCGCGCTGGACGACGCTTTTGTCGCCGAGGTCCGCCGCCTCGCGCTCGGCGCGCGTTACATCACGTCGGTGTGTACCGGCTCGCTGATACTCGGCGCCGCTGGCCTGCTGGAAGGCAAGCGCGCGGCCTGCCACTGGGCCTGGCGCGGCATGCTCACCGAGTTCGGCGCCATTCCGGATACGGATCGTGTGGTGCGCGACGGGAACATCTTCACGGGCGGGGGCGTAACCGCCGGAATCGACTTCGCCTTCACGATGCTCGCCGAAATCGCCGGAGAGGCTTACGCCAAGGCGGTCACACTCGGGCTGGAGTATGCGCCCGCGCCGCCGTATGGCTGCGGCCGCCCGGAACTCGCCGATGCGGAAACGCTGGAGATCATGGCACGCAATACGGCAAAGATGATGACCAACCGGCTGGAACAGGCAAAGGAAGCCGGCGCGCGCCGCTCACGCTATGCGGTTTCGCCGTAA
- the rimO gene encoding 30S ribosomal protein S12 methylthiotransferase RimO: MTTTPIAPAPIKPAKPPKVGIVSLGCPKALVDSERIITRLRAEGYQIAPDYSGADLVLVNTCGFLDSARDESLSAIGEAIEANGKVIVTGCLGAEPEVIQRAHPKVLAVTGPHQYEAVMDAVHTHLTPPHNPHHDLVPESGLRLTPRHYAYLKISEGCNNRCSFCIIPKLRGDLVSRPIHHVLMEAEKLVTAGVKELLVISQDTSAYGLDIKYKPETWRGTEYETRFLDLAKGLGSLGVWTRMHYVYPYPHVDNVIPLMAEGLITPYLDIPFQHASKAVLKAMKRPANQDKVLERIASWRRDVPDLAIRSTFIVGFPGETDEDFEILLDFIREAKIDRAGCFRYENVAHAESGKLDNHVPEEVKEERWHRFMAAQAEVSAARAAAQVGKKLDVIIDGEDEQSPGSWIGRSQADAPEVDAVVYVASKRPLKPGDIVRTKITGADDYDLYGETA, translated from the coding sequence ATGACGACGACGCCCATCGCCCCCGCCCCGATCAAGCCGGCCAAACCGCCGAAAGTCGGCATCGTTTCGCTCGGCTGCCCGAAGGCGCTGGTCGATTCCGAACGCATCATCACCCGCCTGCGGGCCGAGGGCTACCAGATTGCGCCGGACTATTCGGGCGCCGATCTTGTTCTGGTGAACACGTGCGGTTTTCTTGACTCGGCGCGCGACGAAAGCCTGTCGGCGATCGGCGAAGCCATCGAGGCGAACGGCAAGGTGATCGTCACCGGATGCCTCGGCGCCGAGCCGGAGGTGATCCAGCGCGCGCATCCCAAGGTGCTCGCGGTGACCGGGCCGCACCAGTATGAAGCGGTGATGGACGCGGTGCATACGCACCTGACGCCGCCGCACAATCCGCATCACGACCTTGTGCCGGAAAGCGGACTGCGCCTGACGCCGCGCCATTATGCGTATCTGAAGATATCGGAAGGCTGCAACAATCGCTGCAGCTTCTGCATCATTCCGAAGCTGCGCGGTGATCTGGTGTCGCGGCCGATCCATCACGTACTGATGGAAGCCGAGAAACTTGTGACGGCGGGCGTCAAGGAATTGCTGGTTATCAGCCAGGATACGTCAGCCTACGGACTGGATATAAAGTACAAGCCGGAAACCTGGCGCGGCACGGAATACGAGACGCGCTTCCTCGATCTCGCCAAGGGGCTGGGCAGCCTCGGCGTGTGGACGCGGATGCACTACGTGTACCCCTACCCGCACGTCGACAATGTGATCCCGCTGATGGCTGAAGGTCTGATTACACCTTATCTGGACATCCCGTTCCAGCATGCGTCAAAGGCGGTGCTGAAGGCCATGAAGCGGCCCGCCAACCAGGACAAGGTGCTCGAGCGGATTGCCAGCTGGCGGCGCGATGTGCCCGATCTCGCCATCCGCTCCACATTCATTGTCGGTTTCCCAGGCGAGACAGACGAGGATTTCGAGATCCTGCTCGACTTTATCCGCGAGGCGAAGATCGATCGCGCGGGATGTTTCCGGTACGAGAACGTCGCGCATGCCGAGAGCGGCAAACTGGACAATCACGTACCCGAAGAGGTGAAGGAAGAACGCTGGCACCGGTTCATGGCGGCGCAGGCCGAGGTGTCGGCGGCGCGGGCGGCGGCGCAGGTCGGCAAGAAGCTCGACGTCATCATTGATGGTGAGGACGAACAGTCACCCGGCAGCTGGATCGGCAGGTCCCAGGCGGATGCGCCCGAGGTCGACGCTGTGGTCTACGTCGCCAGCAAGCGCCCCCTGAAGCCGGGTGATATCGTCCGCACCAAGATCACCGGCGCGGACGACTACGACCTTTACGGCGAAACCGCATAG
- the grxD gene encoding Grx4 family monothiol glutaredoxin — MTDQATLAAIDKAVKENDVVLFMKGTPTFPQCGFSSTVVQILDYLGVEYVSTNVLADAAVRDGIKQYTNWPTIPQLYVKGEFIGGCDIVKEMFENGELKELFSEKGIELAAS, encoded by the coding sequence ATGACCGACCAAGCCACCCTCGCCGCCATCGACAAAGCCGTCAAAGAAAATGACGTTGTCCTCTTCATGAAGGGTACGCCGACGTTTCCGCAGTGCGGGTTCTCTTCGACGGTCGTGCAGATTCTCGATTATCTCGGGGTCGAGTACGTGTCGACGAACGTGCTGGCAGATGCCGCCGTGCGTGACGGGATCAAGCAGTACACGAACTGGCCGACGATCCCGCAGCTGTATGTCAAAGGCGAGTTCATTGGCGGCTGCGACATCGTGAAGGAAATGTTCGAGAACGGCGAACTGAAAGAGCTGTTCTCCGAGAAAGGCATCGAGCTCGCGGCCAGCTGA